A window of the Dioscorea cayenensis subsp. rotundata cultivar TDr96_F1 chromosome 14, TDr96_F1_v2_PseudoChromosome.rev07_lg8_w22 25.fasta, whole genome shotgun sequence genome harbors these coding sequences:
- the LOC120275709 gene encoding auxin-responsive protein SAUR68-like has protein sequence MARKWQKMAAMARKISSPRADKRSDFSACSTSSIVEKGHFNVYTLEGKRFMIPLAYLNNVVFKELLKISEEEFGLPGDGPITLTCDAVSMEYVLSMLRRGVSQEVERALLSSMFIDSPSTCSTFSIQNTQQLTICSF, from the coding sequence ATGGCCAGAAAGTGGCAGAAAATGGCAGCAATGGCGAGAAAGATCTCCTCACCAAGAGCCGATAAGCGCTCTGATTTTAGTGCATGCAGTACATCATCTATTGTGGAAAAAGGCCATTTCAATGTGTACACTTTGGAAGGGAAGCGTTTTATGATTCCCTTGGCGTACTTGAACAATGTTGTTTTCAAGGAGCTTTTGAAGATATCTGAAGAAGAATTTGGATTGCCCGGCGATGGCCCGATCACATTGACTTGTGATGCTGTATCCATGGAGTATGTCCTTTCCATGCTAAGAAGaggagtttctcaagaagtggAGAGGGCATTGCTTAGCTCCATGTTCATTGATAGTCCATCCACATGCTCTACTTTTTCTATACAAAATACTCAACAGCTAACAATCTGTAGTTTTTGA
- the LOC120275710 gene encoding auxin-responsive protein SAUR68-like yields MARKWQKVAAMARKISSPRVDDCSDFSACSTSSIAEKGHFNVYTLEGKRFMIPLAYLNNVVFKELLKISEEEFGLPGDGPITLPCDAISMDYVLSLLRKGVSQEVERALLSSMFIASPTTCTTFSIQNMQQLTICSF; encoded by the coding sequence ATGGCCAGGAAGTGGCAGAAAGTGGCAGCAATGGCAAGAAAGATCTCCTCACCAAGAGTCGATGATTGCTCTGATTTCAGTGCATGCAGTACATCATCTATTGCGGAAAAAGGCCATTTCAATGTGTACACTTTGGAAGGAAAGCGGTTTATGATTCCCTTGGCATACCTAAACAATGTTGttttcaaggagctcttgaagATATCCGAAGAGGAATTTGGATTGCCAGGTGATGGCCCGATCACATTGCCTTGTGATGCCATATCTATGGATTATGTTCTTTCCTTGCTAAGAAAaggagtttctcaagaagtggAGAGGGCATTACTTAGCTCCATGTTCATTGCAAGCCCAACTACGTGCACTACTTTTTCTATACAAAATATGCAACAGCTAACAATCTGTAGTTTTTGA
- the LOC120275705 gene encoding auxin-responsive protein SAUR68-like — protein MARKWLKMAAMARKISSPRADDHADFSACSTSSIAEKGHFNVYTLEGKRFMIPLAYLNNVVFKELLKISEEEFGLPGDGPITLPCDAIAMEYVLSMLSRGVSQEVEKALLSSIFITCPSTCSTFSVQNTQQHPTICSF, from the coding sequence ATGGCCAGGAAGTGGCTTAAAATGGCAGCAATGGCAAGAAAGATCTCCTCACCAAGAGCCGATGATCACGCTGATTTCAGTGCATGCAGCACATCATCTATTGCGGAAAAAGGCCATTTCAATGTGTACACTTTGGAAGGGAAGCGGTTTATGATTCCCTTGGCATACCTGAACAATGTTGttttcaaggagctcttgaagATATCTGAAGAAGAATTCGGATTGCCAGGTGATGGTCCAATTACATTGCCTTGTGACGCCATAGCCATGGAGTATGTCCTTTCCATGCTGAGCAGaggagtttctcaagaagtggAGAAGGCATTGCTTAGCTCCATTTTCATTACTTGCCCATCCACATGCTCTACTTTTTCTGTACAAAATACTCAACAACACCCAACAATATGCAGTTTCTGA
- the LOC120275706 gene encoding auxin-responsive protein SAUR68-like, which yields MARKWQKVAAMARKISSPRANDCSDFSACSTSSIAEKGHFNVYTLEGKRFMIPLAYLNNVVFKELLKISEEEFGSPGDGPITLPCDATSMEYVLSMLSRGVSQEVERALLSSIFTACPSTCSTFSVHHTQQQTICSF from the coding sequence ATGGCCAGGAAGTGGCAGAAAGTGGCAGCAATGGCAAGAAAGATCTCCTCACCAAGAGCCAATGATTGCTCTGATTTCAGTGCATGCAGTACATCATCTATTGCGGAAAAAGGCCATTTCAATGTGTACACTTTGGAAGGGAAGCGGTTTATGATTCCCTTGGCATACCTAAACAATGTTGttttcaaggagctcttgaagATATCCGAAGAAGAATTCGGATCACCGGGCGACGGTCCAATCACATTGCCTTGTGACGCCACATCCATGGAATATGTCCTTTCCATGTTGAGCAGAGGAGTTTCCCAAGAAGTAGAGAGGGCATTGCTTAGCTCCATTTTCACTGCTTGCCCATCCACATGCTCTACTTTTTCTGTACACCATACTCAGCAGCAAACAATCTGCAGTTTTTGA
- the LOC120275708 gene encoding auxin-responsive protein SAUR68-like — translation MGRKWQKVATLGRKIVSPRANEHSDFNACSTSSVVEKGHFNVYTIDGKRFIIPLSYLNNVVFTEFLKISEEEFGLPGDGPITLPCDEVSMEYVLSMLRRGVSEEVERALVSSIFMSCQSKCLSLTVDNTQQSAIRSF, via the coding sequence ATGGGGAGAAAATGGCAGAAAGTAGCAACATTAGGGAGGAAGATTGTCTCACCAAGAGCCAATGAGCATTCTGATTTCAATGCATGCAGTACATCATCAGTTGTAGAGAAGGGTCATTTCAATGTTTACACTATAGACGGGAAGCGATTTATAATTCCCTTGTCATACCTAAATAATGTTGTTTTCACAGAGTTCTTGAAGATATCAGAGGAAGAATTTGGGTTACCGGGTGATGGTCCGATCACATTGCCTTGTGATGAGGTCTCTATGGAATATGTGCTTTCCATGTTAAGAAGAGGAGTTTCAGAAGAAGTGGAGAGAGCATTAGTTAGCTCCATTTTCATGTCTTGCCAATCAAAATGTTTGAGTCTTACTGTGGATAATACTCAACAGTCAGCTATTCGTAGTTTTTGA
- the LOC120276477 gene encoding auxin-responsive protein SAUR68-like, with the protein MAKKWLKVAVMARKISSPRANDRADSACNTSSVAEKGHFNVYTLEGKRFMIPLAYLNNNVFKKLLKISEEEFGLPGDGPITLTCDAVSMEYVLSMLKRGVSQEVERALLSSIFINTSPSTCSTFSVQNSQQLTICSF; encoded by the coding sequence ATGGCTAAGAAGTGGCTGAAAGTGGCAGTGATGGCAAGAAAGATCTCCTCACCAAGAGCCAATGATCGCGCTGATAGTGCATGCAATACATCATCTGTTGCAGAAAAAGGCCATTTCAACGTGTACACTTTGGAAGGGAAGCGGTTTATGATTCCCTTGGCATACCTGAACAATAATGTTTTCAAGAAGCTTTTGAAGATATCCGAAGAAGAATTTGGATTGCCAGGTGATGGCCCGATCACATTGACTTGTGATGCCGTATCCATGGAGTATGTCCTTTCCATGCTAAAAAGaggagtttctcaagaagtggAGAGGGCATTGCTTAGCTCCATTTTCATTAATACTAGCCCATCCACATGCTCTACTTTTTCTGTACAAAATAGTCAACAGCTAACAATCTGCAGTTTCTGA